A section of the Desulfovibrio porci genome encodes:
- a CDS encoding response regulator, which translates to MTSRSLPSVLLLSESEPLAALDRRALRDAGVARIRVLTSGIQAARILAGLASDSQGFQPDIIVCGQKLADMDGEQFCAILRLHPRLLAMPILLILPNDSEVEQLRTLGCGASALLGRPYSVTALRDQLVMLAASQPRLTQLQQAARYADTKAFDAALSTYGILLKPVRQPEDYFRVGMQCLQQNRWNNAINAFQRALRNAQIKGEAELGMAVAWKGKGDLSRFRAWLAKAAATFVRARRWHRARAAYARLLQDDPSAKSPFLSQARQLMRQGHYDEAADTLAQGFEVTPKVQVCDKIAQTCLSADEPERMLRALEASLGRAMGARGNRLSDDIRDSLDALAREQEARRRQAAAERQWKVSRLLAGQKESGEEAEAASPPENSPENAPENAAETGSQADAPEQTAAKTPAKGRPRTNQIIATSVPTPEEGAARASLDLRLDDFPEADGRDQRTDSRSDDARGAAQADQAVVLAPLTEAEATSGLFTERPRLNELLSVMKLTWKLVRRDKQAKP; encoded by the coding sequence ATGACCAGCCGCAGCCTGCCCAGCGTTCTTCTGCTCAGCGAAAGCGAACCGCTTGCCGCTCTAGACAGGCGCGCCCTGCGCGACGCGGGTGTGGCCCGGATCAGGGTTTTAACCTCGGGCATCCAGGCGGCCCGCATACTGGCGGGCCTGGCCTCGGACAGCCAGGGTTTTCAGCCGGACATCATCGTCTGCGGCCAGAAACTGGCGGACATGGACGGCGAACAGTTCTGCGCCATCCTGCGCCTGCACCCCCGCCTATTGGCTATGCCCATTCTGCTGATCCTGCCCAACGACAGCGAAGTGGAGCAACTCAGGACTCTGGGTTGCGGGGCCAGCGCGCTTCTGGGCCGCCCCTATTCCGTGACGGCTCTCCGGGACCAACTGGTCATGCTGGCTGCGTCGCAGCCGCGTCTGACGCAATTGCAGCAGGCCGCGCGCTATGCCGACACCAAGGCTTTTGACGCGGCCCTGTCCACCTACGGCATTCTGCTCAAGCCCGTGCGCCAGCCTGAGGATTACTTCCGCGTGGGCATGCAGTGCCTTCAGCAGAACCGCTGGAACAACGCCATCAACGCATTCCAGCGCGCTCTGCGCAACGCCCAGATCAAGGGCGAGGCGGAACTGGGTATGGCCGTGGCCTGGAAAGGCAAGGGCGACCTCTCGCGCTTCCGCGCCTGGCTGGCCAAGGCCGCCGCCACATTTGTGCGCGCCCGGCGCTGGCACCGCGCCCGCGCCGCCTACGCCCGCCTGCTGCAGGATGATCCTTCGGCCAAAAGCCCCTTTCTCAGCCAGGCCCGACAGCTCATGCGCCAGGGCCACTACGACGAGGCCGCCGACACCCTGGCCCAAGGTTTTGAGGTGACGCCCAAGGTCCAGGTCTGCGACAAGATCGCCCAGACCTGCCTGAGCGCCGACGAACCGGAGCGCATGCTGCGGGCTCTGGAAGCCAGCCTGGGACGCGCCATGGGCGCGCGGGGCAACCGCCTCAGCGATGACATCCGCGACAGCCTGGACGCTCTGGCCCGTGAGCAGGAGGCGCGCCGCCGCCAGGCCGCGGCCGAGCGCCAGTGGAAGGTCTCCCGTCTGCTGGCCGGGCAGAAGGAAAGCGGGGAGGAAGCGGAAGCCGCGTCGCCCCCGGAAAATTCGCCTGAAAACGCGCCGGAGAATGCGGCGGAAACCGGCTCGCAAGCCGATGCGCCGGAGCAGACGGCCGCCAAAACTCCGGCCAAAGGGCGGCCCCGCACCAACCAGATCATCGCCACCAGCGTTCCGACGCCGGAGGAAGGCGCCGCGCGTGCCTCTCTGGACCTGCGGCTGGATGACTTTCCCGAGGCCGACGGCCGGGACCAGCGGACAGACTCACGTTCCGACGACGCGCGCGGCGCGGCCCAAGCCGATCAGGCCGTGGTGCTCGCGCCCCTCACCGAAGCCGAAGCCACCAGCGGGCTTTTTACGGAACGCCCCAGGCTCAACGAGCTGCTTTCGGTCATGAAGCTCACCTGGAAGCTGGTCCGCCGCGACAAACAGGCAAAACCATAA
- a CDS encoding MATE family efflux transporter → MPRFFSWTEARRFYAIGLPIFIAQLSQVGMNFADTAMTGQASAEDMAAVAVAGSIWAPLSLLGLGSLFALPPLTAQMVGGGDRHGAAHLLRQGIWLTCGISVLFMSLFYAVSWRMAAFGLEPELARLAGGYLRAILWGLPGFMLFVNQRSFLEGFSRTRPAMIIGMLGLAFNVPCNYVLIYGKFGLPALGAVGCGVATALCYWFMALAMFYYLRRDPQYRDLHPIYAPLFSRRAALRADGAKRRPRFDPALMLRILRIGLPSALALFFEVSLFAVTALLLAPLGTVAVAGHQIATNFSTLMFMFPLALGMTATIRVGHSLGAARMGQARVVARTALGLSVMFALVIAVCTVSFRYSIVRIYNDDPVVTALAAHLLFYAACYQVVDGLQTVALGVLRGYNDTRIISVICFVAYWIIGLPLGFTLARTDWIVPALGPAGFWIAYITALSFGACCYLWRVRFLHRLDDAAIRARVRR, encoded by the coding sequence ATGCCCAGATTTTTTTCCTGGACAGAGGCCAGGCGTTTCTACGCCATCGGCCTGCCCATCTTTATTGCCCAACTTTCCCAGGTGGGCATGAACTTCGCGGACACAGCCATGACCGGCCAGGCCAGCGCCGAGGACATGGCCGCCGTGGCCGTGGCCGGTTCCATCTGGGCGCCGCTTTCCCTGCTGGGCCTGGGCAGTCTGTTCGCTCTGCCGCCCCTGACCGCCCAGATGGTGGGCGGGGGAGACCGCCACGGCGCGGCGCATCTGCTGCGCCAGGGCATCTGGCTGACCTGCGGCATCAGCGTGCTGTTTATGAGCCTGTTTTACGCCGTGTCCTGGCGTATGGCCGCATTCGGCCTTGAGCCGGAGCTGGCCCGTCTGGCCGGGGGCTATCTGCGGGCCATTCTCTGGGGTCTGCCGGGCTTCATGCTTTTCGTCAACCAGCGCAGTTTTCTGGAGGGCTTTTCGCGCACGCGCCCGGCCATGATCATCGGCATGCTGGGGCTGGCCTTCAATGTGCCCTGCAACTATGTGCTGATCTACGGCAAGTTCGGCCTGCCCGCCTTGGGCGCGGTGGGCTGCGGCGTAGCCACGGCCCTCTGTTACTGGTTCATGGCTCTGGCCATGTTCTACTATTTGCGCCGCGATCCGCAGTACCGTGATCTGCATCCCATCTACGCGCCTCTGTTTTCCCGGCGGGCGGCCCTCCGGGCGGACGGCGCGAAGCGGCGCCCGCGTTTTGATCCCGCGCTGATGTTGCGCATTCTGCGCATCGGCCTGCCCAGCGCCCTAGCGCTCTTTTTCGAGGTTTCGCTCTTCGCCGTGACCGCCCTGCTGCTGGCCCCGCTGGGCACGGTGGCTGTGGCCGGGCATCAGATCGCCACCAACTTCAGCACCCTGATGTTCATGTTTCCCCTGGCGCTGGGCATGACGGCCACCATCCGGGTGGGGCACAGTCTGGGGGCGGCCAGGATGGGGCAGGCTCGTGTGGTGGCGCGCACGGCCCTGGGCCTGAGCGTCATGTTCGCGCTGGTCATCGCCGTCTGTACGGTCTCGTTCCGTTACAGCATTGTGCGGATTTACAACGATGATCCCGTGGTCACGGCCCTGGCCGCGCATCTATTGTTCTACGCGGCCTGCTATCAGGTGGTGGACGGCCTGCAAACCGTGGCTCTGGGCGTTTTGCGCGGCTACAACGACACGCGGATCATCAGCGTGATCTGCTTTGTGGCCTACTGGATCATCGGCCTGCCCCTGGGCTTCACCCTGGCCCGCACGGACTGGATCGTTCCGGCTCTGGGCCCGGCGGGCTTCTGGATCGCCTATATCACGGCGCTGAGCTTCGGGGCCTGCTGCTATCTCTGGCGGGTACGTTTTCTGCACCGCCTGGATGATGCGGCCATCCGGGCGCGTGTCAGGCGCTGA